Proteins encoded by one window of Mustelus asterias chromosome 9, sMusAst1.hap1.1, whole genome shotgun sequence:
- the sigirr gene encoding single Ig IL-1-related receptor isoform X2 codes for MMWESKQFAWIRSSCSILTVCVLLSKAGIAEANDQKKNDISKPGSRCNLPPKFLSPPGNQTYALNIGSWLVLNCTVKLFYDQKFNWCDPSIEWSKDGYVITNSSKYTCTEETRFNNNASEKFLSSLLNVSVTDEGDYGIFTCFIRKESATFTLQREKNASHMPAVLAAVLVLFTLLLAGLLYVKCRLNLQLWYRNKYGEFEVNDGKLYDAYVSYVSADDDRKFVNFILKPHLENRYGYKLHLDDRDILPGSEPSAELIMNISRCRRLIVVLSKAYLEQDWCRLNFREALWQLLDLSRRPIFIMFESQYRELSHPAIQLLKAQRKSITLLLWTSTSMTPSSEFWKELRLLLPRKVPHRCVMADPQTRLQDDKDPMLILNPDYLDCRSDPDPEGDLGVRAPIYKGPPPPVSAFPKAPKANHSVEPPYEDIERSEVDIADLGSRNYGTRTDFYCLVTEEDI; via the exons gCAGCCGCTGTAACCTTCCTCCTAAGTTCCTGTCTCCTCCTGGAAATCAGACTTATGCACTGAACATAGGCTCCTGGCTTGTGTTGAATTGCACAGTGAAGCTATTTTATGATCAGAAGTTCAACTGGTGTGACCCAAGCATCGAGTGGAGTAAGGATGGATATGTGATCACCAACAGTAGCAAATACACCTGCACTGAGGAGACCAG GTTTAATAATAATGCTTCGGAGAAGTTTCTCTCCAGTCTTCTGAATGTCAGCGTGACAGACGAGGGTGACTATGGGATCTTCACCTGTTTCATAAGAAAGGAATCGGCAACCTTCACATTACAAAGAGAAA AGAATGCCAGTCATATGCCAGCAGTACTGGCTGCTGTCCTGGTGCTGTTTACATTACTCCTGGCTGGATTACTGTATGTGAAGTGTCGACTCAATCTGCAACTCTGGTACAGAAACAAATACGGAGAATTTGAAGTCAATG ATGGGAAGTTGTATGATGCTTATGTTTCCTACGTGTCTGCTGATGATGACCGTAAATTTGTCAACTTCATCCTGAAGCCACATCTGGAGAACAGATATGGATACAAGCTACACCTGGATGATCGTGACATTCTGCCGGGATCAG AGCCCTCTGCAGAGCTGATAATGAACATTAGTCGCTGCCGCCGTCTGATTGTGGTGCTGTCCAAGGCATACCTGGAGCAGGACTGGTGCAGGCTGAACTTTAG GGAAGCTCTATGGCAGCTGTTGGATCTCTCCAGAAGGCCTATATTCATAATGTTTGAAAGCCAGTACAGAGAACTGTCTCACCCGGCGATTCAGCTTCTCAAAGCACAGAGGAAAAGCATTACTCTTCTACTCTGGACTTCCACGTCAATG ACACCATCCTCTGAGTTCTGGAAAGAGTTGCGATTGCTTTTGCCTCGGAAGGTCCCTCACCGATGTGTCATGGCGGATCCCCAGACTCGACTCCAGGATGACAAGGACCCTATGCTGATCCTTAACCCGGATTACCTGGATTGCAGATCTGATCCTGACCCTGAAGGAGATCTGG GAGTGAGAGCACCGATTTACAAAGGCCCTCCTCCACCTGTATCTGCCTTTCCTAAAGCACCAAAGGCTAATCACAGTGTGGAACCTCCTTATGAGGACATAGAGAGAAGTGAAGTGGATATTGCAGATCTTGGATCTCGAAATTATGGAACAAGAACAGATTTCTATTGCCTTGTAACTGAAGAAGATATTTGA